The Flavobacterium sp. K5-23 genome segment GTAGAAATGCCAATTCACCAGCCTCAAAGCCATGTTAATAGAGGACGTGAGCATATAGAACAATTAAAAAAAAGATTCCCTAATGTAACCAACATTGAAACTGATTTAACATTATTATTCGAATCATTTAAAAAAGAAGTTCCTTTAGAATTTAAAAAAGACATCTTACATCTTACTCTTGCCAATACTCGAGCGAGATTACGCATGACCACATTGTATTATTATGCAGGGGTTCATAAATTGCTTGTTGCCGGTACAGGGAATAAAGTAGAGGATTTTGGCGTTGGTTTTTATACCAAATATGGCGATGGAGGAGTAGATTTAAGTCCGATAGCTGATTTGATGAAATCGGAAGTATTTGCTCTAGGAGCTTTACTACAAGTTCCGGAAACTATATTAAATGCGGTTCCTTCGGATGGATTATTTGGAGACGAAAGATCAGACGAGGAGCAACTTGGAGCAAGTTACGACGAACTAGAATGGGCTATGAAAGAAAATGAGTCAGGAAAAAGCGCTGATGATTTTACAGGAAGAAAGAAAACAGTTTTTGAAATATATAAATGCTTGAATAAAGCCAACCAACACAAAATGAACGCAATACCAGTTTGTGAAATAAATAAGATGTAAGATATTTTTTCCAAAAAAAATTGCATTCTAACTTATTTTTCACTAATTTTATTAAATCATTTTGACAAACAACCCTCAAAATTAAATACCATGATTAAAGTTTGTTTAGCAGATAACTACCCAGTAGTACACTTTGGCGTAAAATCTTTTTTTAAAGATCACGCTGAAATTTCAATTGTTGCCAATGTAGGTAGCTTTTTGATGATCCGGGATATACTCCTTACTAAAGATATAGATGTTTTAATCTTAGACTTAGAATTAGAAGGTCTTTCCAGTATTTTTGAAGTTAAAGCAATAATTAAAAATTTTCCGAAAACAAAAATCATTATCTACAGTGGTCTTTCGGAGCAAATATATGCGCCTAATGCTATCAAAGCTGGGGTTTCAGGATTTGTTCATAAAAAAGAGAAACTAGAAACATTAGGAATATCGATTATTAAGGTAAATCAAGGAAAGATAATTATCAATGAAACCGTTAAGAAAAACTTAGCTTTAATTGCAAAACAAAGCAAAAGCGAACGTTTGTACCGAAAACTTTCAAATCGTGAAGTAGAAGTTTTACGTTATTTAAGTGGTGGTAAGAAGAATCACGAAATTGCTGATATTCTTGGTTTAAACGAAAAAACGATAAGTACTTATAAATTAAGATTACTTACAAAACTTAACGTTACAAACTTAGTTGATTTAGTCAACAAGGCAAAAAAACTAGAAATAGTTTAATAACTTTTGGGGTTATCTAATTAAAAAATAGTCAAGCTATTGCATTCTTGATTTATAATAATACACTCCGCATTATCTTATCCAGATGATGTGGAGTTTTTTAGATACAATTAATCAATGGTAACGAACCACAACTCTACCTAATTTTTTCGAGAATTTCCCTCTTAATTCAATGTAGCTCATCACCATTGATAACGACTCAACATTATCTGAACCTGGCTCATTTGAGATAGCATTTTTTAAATTATCGATGATTTCACTTATCAAAAACCACCTTAGGGTAAACAAAGTATCTGACACACCTTGATTTAATGTTTCTTCTATTGTTTTTGGAATTATATTTTGTCCTATCCAGTCATGCAGAACATATTTTTCATCTTCCATCATAATAGTAGTTATTTCTTGCGGCACACCAGCTTGTAAATGGTTAATGTACTTTTCTACTCCAGAATTTTCATTTTGAAGATAATAATTTATCAAATCTTCGTAAATAACTTTAAAAACTGGACTAGCAAACTCTATTTCGTCTTCTTGTAAACTTAAAAATATTTTTTGGAAAACTTTTGACTCTTTGAATTCTGAAACCTCAATAATTTCACCTTCATCATTTGATTTCATAAAAATTTCTTCAAAATTTTCATTTCTATTACCATACAGTAAAAGGAATCTGATTATTTCGCGTTCTACGTTACCTAAAACATCTACTTTCCCAACTGTCTCTGGGTTTTCATTTTTTATTACTTCAAATGATTTTTGTTCTGATTTTTGCTTTTTTGCAACATCTGCAACATCTTTTTGAGTTAACTGCGCTAAAGTACTTACCAATACCTGTTCCGAAATATCCATTATTCGAGAACATTCCTGTATGTAAATTTCGCGTTGAATTCTATCCGGTATTTTAGAAATACTTACAACCATGTCCCGAATCAAATCGGCTTTCTTAATTGGGTCGTTCTTGGCTTCGTCCATTAAAAGGGATGCTTTGAACTGTATAAAATCTTTTGCGTTATTATCTAAATAAGCAATTAAATCATCATGCGAGGTTTTTTTAGCAAAACTATCAGGATCATCTCCATCAGGAAAAGTACACACTTTCACATTCATTCCTTCTTCAAGAATCAAATCGATTCCTCGAATGGAAGCACGAAGTCCAGCTGCATCACCATCAAAAAGAACAGTTATGTTTTTTGTCAACCTATTAACCAATCGTATTTGATCAGGAGTTAAAGCAGTTCCTGAAGAAGAAACAACATTTTCTATTCCTGCTTGATTGAATTGTATTACATCCGTGTATCCTTCAACTAAATAACAATTATTTAATTTGGCTATGGATTGTTTAGCCTGAAAAATACCATACAACACTTTGCTCTTATGGTAAATATCACTTTCAGGTGAATTGAGATACTTAGCTGCTTTTTTATCATTCGAAAGAATCCTTCCCCCAAAACCAAGAATCCTTCCCGACATACTTTGTATAGGAAACATTACACGTCCTTTGAAACGGTCAAAAGGCCTGTCGTCTTTTGGGATAGTCAAACCTGTACTTTCAAGAAATTCTAATTTATATCCTTTCCCTAAAGCTTCTTTTGTAAAAGAGTCCCAGGTTTCAGGTGAATACCCTAAACTAAATTTCTTAATGGTGTCATTAGTGAATCCTCTTTCTTTAAAATAAGAATATCCTATTGCCTTACCTTCTTCGGTGTTTAAAAGTGTATTGTGAAAATAATTCTTTGCAAATTCAGAAACCAGATACATACTTTCCCTTGTATCGGTATTTGCTTTCTCAGCATCAGACTGTTCCGTTTCTTCGATTTCAATATTGTACTTTTTAGCCAAATAGCGAATTGCTTCCGGATAAGTAAAATGTTCATGCTCCATCAAAAACGCAACAGAATTACCTCCTTTTCCCGTACTAAAATCTTTCCATATTTGCTTTACAGGTGAGACCATAAACGATGGAGAACGCTCATCAGAAAACGGACTCAAACCTTTAAAGTTACTTCCTGCCCGTTTAAGCTGAACAAAATCACCAATAACCTCCTCAACACGAGCGGTTTCGAAAACAGTATCTATTGTAGCTTTTGAAATCAAATTAATATAGTATCAAAGTTATAAAGGGCCAAAGTTACAAAGTTTTAAAGAAGCAAACCCTCTTAAAGTTTGAAACTCTAAAAGGGTTTTTAAAAATACAAAAAACTAACTCAAATAAATCTTAATTGAAATCAAATCGTACTCCTAAAGAAACATTATTTTGTTTAACAACATTGTTTTTAAACAACGGGTTCAAATCATATTTCACATACAAACTAGTAGATT includes the following:
- the nadE gene encoding NAD(+) synthase translates to MTKISSSQLEKVNTHIVNWLKTYAENANVNGFVIGISGGIDSAVTSTLCAQTGLKVLCVEMPIHQPQSHVNRGREHIEQLKKRFPNVTNIETDLTLLFESFKKEVPLEFKKDILHLTLANTRARLRMTTLYYYAGVHKLLVAGTGNKVEDFGVGFYTKYGDGGVDLSPIADLMKSEVFALGALLQVPETILNAVPSDGLFGDERSDEEQLGASYDELEWAMKENESGKSADDFTGRKKTVFEIYKCLNKANQHKMNAIPVCEINKM
- a CDS encoding response regulator transcription factor, which codes for MIKVCLADNYPVVHFGVKSFFKDHAEISIVANVGSFLMIRDILLTKDIDVLILDLELEGLSSIFEVKAIIKNFPKTKIIIYSGLSEQIYAPNAIKAGVSGFVHKKEKLETLGISIIKVNQGKIIINETVKKNLALIAKQSKSERLYRKLSNREVEVLRYLSGGKKNHEIADILGLNEKTISTYKLRLLTKLNVTNLVDLVNKAKKLEIV
- the dnaG gene encoding DNA primase; this encodes MISKATIDTVFETARVEEVIGDFVQLKRAGSNFKGLSPFSDERSPSFMVSPVKQIWKDFSTGKGGNSVAFLMEHEHFTYPEAIRYLAKKYNIEIEETEQSDAEKANTDTRESMYLVSEFAKNYFHNTLLNTEEGKAIGYSYFKERGFTNDTIKKFSLGYSPETWDSFTKEALGKGYKLEFLESTGLTIPKDDRPFDRFKGRVMFPIQSMSGRILGFGGRILSNDKKAAKYLNSPESDIYHKSKVLYGIFQAKQSIAKLNNCYLVEGYTDVIQFNQAGIENVVSSSGTALTPDQIRLVNRLTKNITVLFDGDAAGLRASIRGIDLILEEGMNVKVCTFPDGDDPDSFAKKTSHDDLIAYLDNNAKDFIQFKASLLMDEAKNDPIKKADLIRDMVVSISKIPDRIQREIYIQECSRIMDISEQVLVSTLAQLTQKDVADVAKKQKSEQKSFEVIKNENPETVGKVDVLGNVEREIIRFLLLYGNRNENFEEIFMKSNDEGEIIEVSEFKESKVFQKIFLSLQEDEIEFASPVFKVIYEDLINYYLQNENSGVEKYINHLQAGVPQEITTIMMEDEKYVLHDWIGQNIIPKTIEETLNQGVSDTLFTLRWFLISEIIDNLKNAISNEPGSDNVESLSMVMSYIELRGKFSKKLGRVVVRYH